Proteins from a genomic interval of Anolis sagrei isolate rAnoSag1 chromosome 1, rAnoSag1.mat, whole genome shotgun sequence:
- the FBXO3 gene encoding F-box only protein 3, whose product MAAPGELDAGPLSLGLLPTDPLLLILSCLDYRDLTSCCCVNRRLNQLSSHDPLWRRHCKKYWLLTEAEKSRRNKSWKAIFIDFYADLGRYIQYYATLKKAWDDLEKYLLQRCPRMITSLKESVQEEELDAVEAQIHCKLPDDYRCSFRIHNGQKLVVPGLMGSMALSNHYRSEDLLDIDTAAGGFQQRLGLKQCLPLTFCIHTGLSQYMALESVEGRSSYEIFYQCPDQMARSPSAIDMFITGSSYLEWFTSYVNNVITGGYPIIRDQIFRYVHDKDCVATTGDITVSVSTSFLPELSSVHPPHYFFTYRIRIEMSKDALPEKTCQLDSRYWRITNAKGEVEEVQGPGVVGEFPIISPGRVYEYTSCTTFATTSGYMEGYYTFHCLYYKDKFFNVTIPRFHMVCPTFKVSVARMETNHNECPMDEDEDSTDTDEYEDRRRILDIPAPSGRCPRQT is encoded by the exons CTGCTGTTGTGTAAATCGTAGATTAAATCAGCTTTCAAGTCATGACCCATTGTGGAGGAGGCATTGCAAGAAATATTGGCTTTTGACTGA AGCTGAGAAATCCAGGAGAAATAAAAGCTGGAaagcaatttttattgatttttatgctGATTTGGGCAGATATATTCAGTATTATGCTACACTTAAAAAGGCTTGGGATGATTTGGAAAAATACTTGTTGCAACGCTGTCCCCGGATGATTACTTCTTTGAAAG AGAGTGTACAGGAGGAAGAGTTGGATGCAGTGGAAGCACAAATTCATTGCAAACTTCCTGATGACTATCGCTGTTCATTTCGGATCCATAATGGACAAAAGCTAGTTGTTCCAGG GTTGATGGGAAGCATGGCACTTTCCAATCACTATCGCTCTGAGGATTTGTTGGACATTGACACGGCAGCTGGTGGCTTTCAGCAGCGGCTAGGACTGAAACAGTGCCTCCCCTTAACCTTTTGCATTCACACCGGATTGAGTCAGTACATGGCTTTGGAGAGCGTGGAGGGTCGCAGTAGTTATGAGATCTTCTACCAATGTCCA GATCAAATGGCACGAAGTCCCTCTGCAATTGATATGTTTATTACag GTAGTTCCTATTTGGAATGGTTCACCTCCTATGTAAACAATGTAATAACAGGTGGCTATCCCATCATCCGAGATCAGATTTTCAG ATATGTTCATGATAAAGATTGTGTGGCAACAACAGGAGATATTACTGTCTCAGTCTCCACGTCATTTTTGCCTGAACTCAGTTCCGTACATCCACCTCATTATTTCTTCACTTACCGAATAAG AATTGAGATGTCCAAAGATGCACTGCCAGAGAAGACCTGTCAGTTAGACAGTCGGTACTGGAGAATAACCAATGCCAAAGGTGAAGTTGAGGAAGTTCAAGGTCCTGGAGTAGTAG GAGAATTTCCAATCATCAGTCCTGGTAGAGTTTACGAATATACCAGCTGCACAACATTTGCCACTACTTCTGGATACATGGAAGGATACTATACATTCCATTGCCTTTACTACAAAGATAAATTTTTTAATGTCACCATTCCTAGATTTCATATGGTTTGCCCAACATTCAAAGTATCTGTAGCACGCATG GAAACTAATCATAATGAGTGTCCtatggatgaggatgaggattcGACAGACACTGATGAATATGAAGATCGGCGCAGAATACTGGACATTCCTGCTCCTTCTGGGCGTTGTCCACGCCAGACCTGA